Below is a genomic region from Medicago truncatula cultivar Jemalong A17 chromosome 3, MtrunA17r5.0-ANR, whole genome shotgun sequence.
ACCGGATCTGTTGTAAGCTGCttgttgctttatgttttgTGTGTCGTGGCTGGTTTGGGAGGTCGGTGGCGCCGCCGTCGCACTGCCTTCCCTCTAGCTTCTCCTGGTGGTGGTTCGCGGGTTTCTCGGTGTTGGGTCTGGTTCATATCGGTTGAGATCTGCTGATTTCCCGGTTGTTGTTTCGCTACCTTCGCATCGATGTGGGCTGCTTTGTTCGTTGTTTTTGTTCTGTGTTGTTTGTTTGTGGGTCGGCGCCGTTCGTTTTGTGTTTCCGGAGTGCCGTCGATGGGCTGTTTTGTGTCGTGTTGTTTTGGTTCGAGCGATCTCTTTCTTTTCTGGATGTTACTCAAAAGGGTTTGGTGCATAGACGCTCCATGTTGGTGGTGGCGGTTgttgattttgtaatttgaaaattacgaCAGAGCCTTTTGAAACAATTATCgggtgagtcacgaccaggtcgttttctttaagacgtttcgcggcactacctaaGTTGTGTaaggtagactagcaaccgcgccgtctccaggataaaacagcccagatttcaactgtacgattaaaggctgCACTGCCAGAAATCGCTCGAGAATAACACCTCAACATGGTTTTCGAAAAGTTTCGAAaaaccactctaatatggtaTGTAGACCACTCGATAAaccaaagaaggaggaaagaaagaacggttcgtcaacacaaaccgcgggagggagaagagaggagagaaaaccagagaagagtattcgattctcagttttggagtgaagaatacTATTCCCGAGCTCTCAATTTATAAGGAGGATTTctactagagtgtgtgatctacccgatgtgggacataaaattttcaattcacactttacactagtttctccatcttgtgtttacattccaaaggctccacaaactcactagtatactccaagttttttttccattataCACTAGTGTTCCGACAGCAGTCATTCATGTACCTTCAGATTTCTGTGGGGCTGGTCTCCgttgttgtgttgttcgttTGTTTGTGTCTGTGTTTTTGTTCTGTTTTCTTTCGTGGAGAGGGGCTTGTGCTGTTTTCGTGTTGGTTTTTGGTTACTGTTCCTTCTTCTTAGTCGTCCAAGCTTCTATGCGCTTTCCCAACCTCCCCTTTGTCGTCGGTGTTTAGTTGGCGACGTTCTCTAGGTCTGCAAAGGGTCGTGCAGTTGTGGTGGATCACGTTCCTGGATTGGTGGAGGTTTTCTCCTCTGCGACGTATGTCGGTATAGTGGTTTTGAGGGTGGCGCTGAACCGGTGTTCTTGGCGGTGCTTGTGGTTGGTTTTGTGgcttttttgatttgtttatgtCCGAGCGGTTTGCGCTAATGTTCCACCGTAAGATAAAAAtgcatgcggtttggtttggtttggttcggttgactttGAAAATAcaaaccgaaccaaatcaaTGCAGTTTAGGTTGGATCGGTTAGTGTGGTTTTGTCGAGACAATACAATTTGTTGTTTCTGacattaaaattaagttaaaaatctaaaacacaacatattttcattaatgttttcaacaatgttttaaaatttatccaacattacaattttatttttatccaacAATGTTCGCAACTACAtagatcaaattaaaaatctggACAAAAGTAATCTTATTTtgtacaaaatacaaaaaaaaactaagattttatcattatttaaaagttcaagTAGCAAATAAACACAtgagaaaatatatttcattttataaaattttctattGAGTTTATTTGAGTATTAGTCAAGgtaaatatgtttaattaatatttttttatgttgcgGTTTAGTTTGAATTGGTTCGGTTGTTAAGATAAAAACCGCAAATCGAATCAAACTATacggttgagtaaaaaaatgattcaaataCATTcgaataaaatacaattttttacgGTTTCAATTTgcgatttttttattgaattgattcggttttgaacacccttGAAGTGAATAGAAATTACTACTACTATTACTGGGTATAAGTAGAACAAAAGGAAGTTACTAATTGCCCCTGAAATCGAAGCAGTAAGTAGTAGTACTAAACAATAGTAACATTGAAGTCAAGTAGTAATAATTCGATTGATCAAAACGACGACATTGGTAGAGTATAACCTGAAGAAAAcgacaagaaaaagaagaacgattttttttacatacaaaATTCATTCCGGGTCACACGTTGCTTCCTGTGTCTGTCTGTCTCTCTGTTTCTGGTTTGAAATATCTATATTCTCGTTCAATTTCCATTTACAATAACCCTAATCGACGACGCACACATCAAACCCTAGCTAGACCCATATGGCACTCATCAACAAGTTTTGGACTTTCTCATTCCTTCTCTTCCTCATCGCTTCCCCTTTCCTTCAAGGTCGGTCTAGTCTAGATCTCTTTCCCCCCCTTTCTTCCTCTACTGTCATTTTCTTAgattatacattattttttttgctttatacTCTATTTTAATTGCCACGATTATCACCTTTcatttttgttctgttttttttgggtaggggttgactttttttttttttttttggatcgtGAATTATTTATTCTGTGACTTGATTGATTgtgtaatttaatttaatgctatgtttgtatTGATTTCAATTTACAGTTAATGCTTATGAGTTAGTTATGATGCATGGATttcaaactagtttttttttttggttgagatTAGTGTGAGAATGAGATGTGAATAAACTGTGCAATCCTTAACTGATGTGGAAATCAATGAAACAGTACAGATACCTTACTACAACTTTAATGCTCAAAATAGAAACTTTTCCATTTCTTAAGTCAACTAGAAACCCCTCACACCTTTTCCAGTATTTGGATTAGACACTGCGTCATGAAATTACTCGTCTTAACCGTATGATCTGGAATCAACGGATGAGATTCTTTGTAGTTGATTAGTTTTGTGTGTAAACTGAACCATCCGATTTCCAATTTGGGTCCCTTTACTTCATATCGATTAAATTACACACTTCTCACAAACAGATACTTTGTATCACAATTAGTTCTCCATAAATGTGTTTTGGCTTTTTTTTGGATATGCATGTCCAATGTCCATTACTAAATGTGCTTCTTGTTCTTTTTGCTAGTTGCTAGGTGTCAGTCAGATGAAGCTGTGGAGAATGCTGGTGAAGTGAATGATATCGGCATTGTTGGTGATGAAACTGATGATGCTCAAGACTTTGCTGACGGGAGCTTCCCTTCTGCCCCAGGCATTAATACCATTGCTGTGTTCCCTAAGAATATTGCGAAATGTAAAGATCTTTCTATATAAGACAAGGTTTggtttataattaattattatccCCCGACAATCttgtgttaattttttgttgtttatttgaTGTAGTGGTAAAGGGCGGTGAAGAGGCAGAGCTGCTTGTCGGTCTGAAAAATGATGGTAACTGAATATGCTTGTCACTATTATACAGCTACTATGCCTTTCATTTGTGTCTTGTGACAAAACCTCTAACACTCAATTTTGTTGTATGGATCAATTTCAGGGCAATCCAGTTTGAATGTTGTTGCAATTAAAGCTAGTGTTCACCTTCCATACGATCATCGTCTTCTTGTTCAAAACCTTACTGTTCAGGTAGAAATTGGTTGCCGAATCTCCAAAttaaatctatttatttattatcaatGATCATTTCAGTTTTCAACTATGATAACTTTGATTGAAACACACTATAtgcttttatttatgtttgttacCTGTAATAATCAATATACTATATTAATCTCTGAAATGATATGTGGTAATTGTTATAATTCATGTTACACCTGTACTAAAGTATTTGCTATATATGGGTTTTCAAAATCTCAAAGATAATTGCTTTACCGTATGTTTGGATGGAAGATTTTGGAGGAGAGGGGAGGACTTATTTTCTAATCAAATTAAGGAaactataaaatgtttctaaGAATGAATTAAGTGCAATTGAAATGCTATATGATCATCAATCATATTagtctttcaattttttaaaaatctcaaACATATACCATAATATGAACTTAGCTCTCCAGAACCCTCCATATGAACATACTCTTACATTTATACAAAGATATGCACAATATATTCTTTTAAGATTGGGTTTCAGAGCACAGGGTTTTGCTGTTGTAGTaggaaaaaaagtaatattgaCAAAAAAGTATCCACCAGCGGTGACAGTAAAATATCATCAAGGgctgaaaaaatttaaaataaaaactaaagaaaCAGGGGAACTGTGAATGCAACAGGGTTGGCCAATTCCTTGAGTTGTTGTTCACCATCTATGGGCACAGGATGTTTAACACATTTGTACATGAACCTCATAGATCTAATAATCCTTATATATGTGTGTTAAAATGGGTATGAAGATGattctcttggttttttttcATCCCTCTTATTTCATTCAGATTCCCTATTCCATGTTATATGGTACTCTGTGATTTTGTTAGATTCGATGATGCCCAACCATTTGTACATACATAGATCTCTAAGTTCATTTGGGATTTGTGATGCATTAAACCAATAACTCTGTCAAACTTATAGTTAATATGTTGGCTCTGCTTGCTTTTGCTAGATCTTTTGGATGAATTAGTCGATTGTGGTTCTGTGATTTTATGTTATTGTTCATACAATCTTTTAgcaaatagtattacataattgtgtttccttcaaaaaaatgtattacaTAAATGTGTTGTGTTATAATTTTGCAGGTTTTCAACAATGGCTCGGTGCCATCTTCAGTTCAGGCTACTTTCCCTTATATATTTTCTGTCAGCAAGTTCTTGCAGGTATTCCTTACTTTTTCCAGAGCTGATGCTTCAAATGTCTGCATGAGGAACATTCAGAAACCCCTTCTGTATTTATCACGCCTGACCATTTTCTTTTGCTGTGCAGCCTGGACCATTTGATCTTGTGGGCACCATTGTATACGAGATAGACCAACATCCATACCAAAACACTTTCTATAATGGCACTATTGAAGTTGTCGAGCCTGGTGTTTTATTCAGTATGGAATCTGTTTTCCTTTTTACTCTTGGAATTGCACTTCTTATCCTACTTGGGCTATGGATTAATGGTCAAATACAGAACCTCTCTAAGGTAATGCaatgttttctattttcttataaataactCCATTTACCACGTGAGTATTATTTGCatatttcttttgattatttgcatgtaaATATTTGCTCAGAAAACAAAAAGATCTTCCAAGGTTGAAGTTGGGACTAAGACTACAGATGCCTCAATGGACGAATGGCTTCAGGTGTGTGCTAATACTTTTATTGTCTGTGACActtatttcttaatttgtatGTGATGTTCCTGTTTCTGAAGTTTGAGATTTGATTCccaccttttttcttcttttcatacTTCTGCCCCGAAATTTGTGTATCTAATATTTGATGTAACCTTTACATTACTGATTTGTCGATACTGCTTTTCTAACCTTGTATTTTGATAACCAGGGAACTGCATATACTCAGTCTACGTCGAGCAAATCTAAGAAGAAGTAGACATATAATTCATCTCTAGTTCAGCCACACAAGACCCTTCCACGGAGTACAGAATTCTGTAATAGAATATGGAGAGAGAATTAGCAAGAAGGTTAAAAATTTAGGTCGTAAAGACCAGTCTTTGTGTTGTATCTTAAATGTAGCTTTGTTTTCCTTTGCACTGAGTTGAGCTTTATCCAAGAAAATACTAACAGGGATCCGAGTTAGTAATATCATACAACTTTGAACCGCATAGTTTTGTCGGattatgttaattttatctggattttgattaaatttggaGTCCTGTCGCCATTAATCTCTCTCATTATGTTAGTGTGCACTTCAGTGCATGCGTTCCTCGTCGTTTTAATCCCTCGAAAAGATAAACCCAAAAAATCTAGTCCGGAGGAAGGAGTCCATAGCTGAAGTAAAATGGTCTAACAACCGACCTTGTCAAGTAGTAAACTTTTTTACCCACATTTATTCATGATGATCCATGGATCCTTGcttatttttttcctattcCATAGCTTACCCACATTTGGAATGATAATCAGAGGAACATGATATGATTTTTGGGAATAACATTCCTACTTGAGTTTGGTAAGAATTAACATTTTTTAGGAATGTTTCTAAAATCtgttcaaattaaaaatcttatAGTGAAAGAATCGTGTCTAAATGACAATTCTacgaataaaaaaaataaaatcttattgTTGAGTTTTATTCTCATGTCAGTGCTAGTGAAAGAATCGTGtgtaaataaaaattctaagaataaagttcaaacaaacataataatgTTGTATTTACAATTCTACTTCTGCAtcccaaaataatattataaacctTGAAAAACTATGGTGAATACCTGACAAATTATAGCATGTTTTCAATAAATTAAGTTATAGTctatttttaagggttaatgttctccttaaaaatattaaaataattaacgGGTGTATAGTTTATTTTACACACGCATTTAATGATGTGTT
It encodes:
- the LOC11421535 gene encoding translocon-associated protein subunit alpha, with the translated sequence MALINKFWTFSFLLFLIASPFLQVARCQSDEAVENAGEVNDIGIVGDETDDAQDFADGSFPSAPGINTIAVFPKNIAKLVKGGEEAELLVGLKNDGQSSLNVVAIKASVHLPYDHRLLVQNLTVQVFNNGSVPSSVQATFPYIFSVSKFLQPGPFDLVGTIVYEIDQHPYQNTFYNGTIEVVEPGVLFSMESVFLFTLGIALLILLGLWINGQIQNLSKKTKRSSKVEVGTKTTDASMDEWLQGTAYTQSTSSKSKKK